Proteins found in one Amycolatopsis umgeniensis genomic segment:
- a CDS encoding type I polyketide synthase: protein MATPEELVTALRESVKENSRLAARNRELAEAAREPVAIIGMGCRYPGGADSPEALWELVADGRDAVSEFPADRGWNLAELFHPDPDHPGTSYAREGGFLHEAAEFDPEFFGISPREALAMDPQQRLLLQISWEAIERAGLDASALKGSATGVFAGIMYHDYGSGVTELPEGVEGFLGTGTAGSVLSGRVAYTFGFEGPAVSVDTACSSSLVAVHLAAQALRAGECSLALAGGATVMAVPDTFVEFSRQRGLAPDGRCKSFGAGADGTGWGEGAGVLVLEKLSDAVRNGHRVLAVVQGSAVNSDGASNGLTAPNGPSQQRVIRTALAGAGLSTSDIDVVEAHGTGTKLGDPIEADTLLATYGRDREVPLYLGSVKSNLGHTQAAAGVAGIIKMVEALRRGELPRTLHADEPSPHVAWDSGAVELLTEHRPWPETGRPRAAAVSSFGISGTNSHVILRQAPEPAPAVERSAPARVPWVLSARSEAALPELADRLRQTGGDPADLAWSLATGRAALPYRAVVTGADEEELLAGLGALARGESAPGVVTGRAGGGKLAFLCTGQGAQRLAMGTALSSAFPVFGEAFARVAERLDAHTGFELAEILSCEDQTRIDRTDVAQPALFAFEVAMAELVRSWGVEPDYLLGHSIGELAAAHLAGVWSLDDAARLVAARGRLMQAQPSGGVMVALQATEAELDLPDGVSIAAINGPSSVVLSGEEAAVTAMLEAFPGRRAKRLSVSHAFHSAMMDGMLDDFREVAGSVTYAEPRIPIVSGDVRDPEYWVRQVREPVRFADGIASLHTRGVRRFVEIGPDASLTALGADCVADGTFIATQRKDRDEAAAADLARARLFTAGVRLDWAGILGGGTRVDLPTYPFRRDRFWLAAADRSAPPARRYEVVWRPMEPVAIQENWTVYAPETNAWAEAAAKALDAPLVTEVPDTGPVLAFPADGAALAALLRDTPAKIWCATGDPGVAAVARVAAIEQPRRWGGCVTLPDRPDTAARLREVLGGPEDEVAIREDGIFARRFVPAAPVPTQEWTTSGTALITGGTGALGALVAERLIRAGTDHVVLLSRRGEDAPGAAELRERLEGLGARVGIHACDAADRDALSTVVTGLEDLRVVVHTAGVLDDALLDDATPERFEAVARPKVTAARHLRELTKDLDALVLFSSVAGVLGNGGQAAYAAANAELDALATEWRAEGVKAVSIAWGPWAEGGMAEAVDDAVRRKGLRPMTPEAAAEEFVRAIAADDTCVTVADFDWPSFFEDFRDAPMLAELPRPETAAAEAPVADLRSRLTGLIEPEQRRLLLKVARETVARVLGHPDTSAIGPDRAFTELGFDSLTAVELRNRLDAATGLAVPATLVFDHPTPQALAAYLWQELAGAEDDLEGLLDGLEAALGRLEPGGDDHARAGERLRKLAERLDGPGFTPSSDDELFAFIDQQLGA, encoded by the coding sequence ATGGCGACACCCGAAGAGCTGGTGACCGCGCTGCGGGAATCGGTCAAGGAGAACAGCAGGCTGGCCGCGCGCAACCGCGAACTCGCCGAGGCGGCGCGGGAACCGGTCGCGATCATCGGCATGGGATGCCGCTACCCGGGCGGGGCCGACTCGCCCGAGGCGCTGTGGGAGCTGGTGGCCGACGGCCGCGACGCGGTCTCGGAGTTCCCCGCCGATCGCGGCTGGAATCTCGCCGAGCTGTTCCACCCCGATCCCGATCATCCCGGCACGTCCTACGCGCGGGAAGGGGGATTCCTCCACGAGGCCGCCGAATTCGACCCCGAGTTCTTCGGTATCTCGCCGCGCGAAGCGCTCGCGATGGACCCGCAGCAGCGGCTCCTGCTCCAGATCAGCTGGGAAGCGATCGAGCGCGCCGGGCTCGACGCCTCGGCGTTGAAGGGCAGCGCGACCGGTGTGTTCGCCGGGATCATGTACCACGACTACGGATCCGGCGTCACCGAGTTGCCCGAAGGCGTCGAAGGCTTCCTCGGCACCGGTACGGCGGGCAGCGTGCTTTCCGGCCGTGTCGCGTACACCTTCGGTTTCGAAGGCCCGGCCGTCTCGGTCGACACCGCCTGCTCATCGTCGCTGGTGGCCGTGCACCTCGCCGCGCAGGCGCTGCGGGCTGGGGAGTGTTCGCTCGCCTTGGCCGGCGGAGCGACCGTGATGGCCGTCCCGGACACCTTCGTCGAATTCTCCCGCCAGCGCGGGCTCGCCCCGGACGGACGCTGCAAGTCGTTCGGCGCGGGTGCCGACGGCACCGGCTGGGGCGAGGGTGCCGGGGTCCTGGTGCTGGAGAAGCTGTCCGACGCCGTCCGAAACGGACATCGCGTACTCGCTGTCGTTCAAGGTTCCGCGGTCAACTCCGATGGCGCGTCCAACGGTCTCACCGCGCCGAACGGGCCGTCGCAGCAGCGCGTGATCCGTACCGCCCTGGCGGGCGCGGGTCTGTCCACTTCGGACATCGACGTCGTCGAAGCACACGGCACGGGCACGAAACTCGGTGACCCGATCGAGGCCGACACCCTGCTGGCCACCTACGGCCGCGACCGCGAAGTGCCGCTGTACCTCGGTTCGGTCAAGTCGAACCTCGGTCACACGCAGGCCGCGGCGGGCGTCGCCGGGATCATCAAGATGGTCGAGGCGTTGCGCCGCGGCGAACTGCCGCGCACGCTGCACGCGGACGAGCCGTCCCCGCACGTCGCCTGGGATTCCGGCGCCGTCGAACTCCTCACCGAGCACCGTCCCTGGCCCGAGACCGGCCGCCCGCGCGCGGCCGCGGTGTCGTCGTTCGGGATCAGCGGCACGAACTCGCACGTCATCCTCCGTCAGGCGCCGGAACCGGCGCCCGCGGTCGAGCGCTCCGCGCCGGCCCGGGTGCCGTGGGTGCTGTCCGCGCGGTCCGAGGCCGCGCTGCCCGAGCTGGCGGACCGGCTGCGGCAGACCGGGGGAGACCCCGCCGACCTCGCCTGGTCGCTGGCCACGGGCAGGGCGGCGCTGCCGTACCGCGCGGTCGTCACCGGCGCCGATGAAGAGGAACTCCTCGCCGGACTCGGCGCCTTGGCCCGCGGCGAGTCCGCGCCCGGTGTCGTCACCGGCCGCGCGGGCGGCGGCAAGCTGGCGTTCCTGTGCACCGGGCAAGGTGCGCAGCGGCTCGCGATGGGCACCGCGCTTTCCTCGGCGTTCCCCGTCTTCGGCGAGGCTTTCGCCCGCGTCGCGGAACGGCTCGACGCGCACACCGGCTTCGAACTGGCCGAAATCCTGTCCTGCGAAGACCAGACGAGGATCGACCGGACAGACGTGGCGCAGCCCGCGTTGTTCGCCTTCGAGGTCGCGATGGCCGAGCTCGTGCGGTCCTGGGGTGTCGAACCCGACTACCTGCTCGGGCATTCGATCGGCGAGCTCGCCGCGGCCCACCTGGCCGGCGTGTGGTCGCTCGACGACGCCGCCCGCCTGGTCGCCGCCCGCGGCCGGTTGATGCAGGCACAGCCCTCGGGCGGCGTGATGGTCGCGCTGCAGGCCACCGAAGCGGAACTGGATCTGCCCGACGGCGTGAGCATCGCCGCGATCAACGGTCCCTCGTCCGTCGTGCTCTCCGGCGAGGAAGCCGCCGTCACCGCCATGCTCGAAGCCTTCCCGGGCCGCCGCGCCAAACGGCTCTCGGTCAGTCACGCCTTCCACTCCGCGATGATGGACGGGATGCTCGACGACTTCCGCGAGGTCGCCGGGAGCGTGACTTATGCCGAGCCGCGGATCCCGATCGTCTCCGGCGACGTTCGCGACCCGGAGTACTGGGTCCGGCAGGTGCGCGAGCCCGTCCGGTTCGCTGACGGCATCGCGTCGCTGCACACGCGCGGGGTCCGGCGTTTCGTCGAGATCGGGCCGGACGCTTCGCTGACCGCGCTCGGCGCGGACTGCGTCGCCGACGGCACTTTCATCGCCACCCAACGGAAAGACCGCGACGAGGCGGCCGCCGCCGATCTGGCGCGAGCGAGGCTGTTCACCGCCGGGGTCCGGCTCGACTGGGCCGGGATCCTCGGCGGGGGCACCCGTGTCGACTTGCCGACGTATCCGTTCCGGCGGGACCGCTTCTGGCTCGCCGCCGCCGACCGGAGCGCGCCCCCGGCCCGGCGTTACGAAGTCGTGTGGCGCCCGATGGAGCCGGTGGCGATACAAGAGAATTGGACCGTCTACGCCCCCGAAACCAACGCTTGGGCCGAGGCCGCCGCGAAGGCGCTCGACGCACCTCTTGTGACGGAAGTGCCCGACACCGGGCCGGTCCTCGCCTTCCCGGCGGACGGTGCCGCGCTCGCCGCGCTCCTGCGGGACACTCCGGCGAAGATCTGGTGCGCCACCGGCGATCCCGGCGTCGCCGCGGTCGCGAGGGTCGCCGCGATCGAGCAACCCCGTCGCTGGGGAGGCTGCGTGACGCTGCCCGATCGGCCGGACACCGCCGCCCGGTTGCGCGAAGTACTCGGCGGACCGGAAGACGAAGTCGCGATCCGCGAGGACGGGATCTTCGCCCGCCGGTTCGTCCCCGCCGCTCCCGTACCGACCCAGGAGTGGACGACCTCCGGCACCGCGCTGATCACCGGCGGCACCGGGGCGCTGGGCGCGCTCGTGGCCGAACGGCTGATCCGCGCCGGGACGGACCACGTCGTACTTCTTTCGCGCCGTGGTGAGGACGCGCCGGGCGCGGCGGAACTGCGCGAACGGCTGGAAGGTCTCGGCGCCCGCGTCGGCATCCACGCCTGTGACGCCGCGGATCGCGACGCACTGTCCACAGTGGTCACCGGCCTCGAAGACCTCCGGGTGGTCGTGCACACCGCCGGTGTCCTCGACGACGCCCTGCTCGACGACGCCACCCCGGAGCGGTTCGAAGCCGTCGCCCGGCCCAAGGTGACCGCCGCGCGGCATCTGCGCGAACTCACGAAAGACCTCGACGCGCTGGTGCTGTTCTCCTCCGTCGCCGGGGTCCTCGGAAACGGCGGTCAGGCCGCCTATGCCGCCGCCAACGCGGAACTCGACGCACTCGCGACCGAGTGGCGGGCCGAGGGTGTCAAGGCGGTGTCGATCGCCTGGGGCCCGTGGGCCGAAGGCGGAATGGCCGAGGCCGTCGACGACGCCGTCCGCCGCAAGGGTTTGCGCCCGATGACGCCCGAAGCCGCGGCGGAGGAGTTCGTGCGGGCGATCGCCGCGGACGACACCTGCGTCACCGTCGCCGACTTCGACTGGCCGTCGTTCTTCGAGGACTTCCGTGATGCTCCGATGCTCGCCGAACTGCCACGACCGGAAACCGCGGCGGCCGAAGCGCCGGTGGCGGATCTGCGGTCGCGGCTGACCGGGCTGATCGAACCGGAGCAGCGACGGCTGTTGCTGAAGGTCGCTCGCGAGACCGTGGCCCGTGTGCTCGGCCATCCGGACACGTCGGCGATCGGGCCGGACCGCGCGTTCACCGAACTCGGTTTCGACTCGCTCACCGCCGTCGAACTGCGCAACCGTCTCGACGCCGCGACCGGCCTCGCCGTGCCCGCCACGCTCGTCTTCGACCATCCGACCCCGCAGGCCCTCGCCGCTTACCTCTGGCAGGAGCTCGCCGGAGCCGAGGATGACTTGGAAGGCCTGCTCGACGGGCTGGAAGCCGCGCTGGGCCGCCTCGAGCCCGGCGGCGATGACCACGCCAGAGCGGGCGAGCGGCTGCGGAAACTTGCCGAGCGCCTGGACGGGCCCGGCTTCACGCCGTCTTCGGACGACGAACTCTTCGCCTTCATTGACCAGCAACTCGGCGCTTGA